The following DNA comes from Naumovozyma dairenensis CBS 421 chromosome 4, complete genome.
TCTCAAGAACAGATGGAGCTAAATATCTGAGATCTTCATATAATACATGTGCCAGTTCTAATAAAGTTTCTTTAAACTGACTATAACAGACTATCGGCCTAGATCCATGTACTTTCTCACCTAATATGGGGACTAAAGACGGTAAATGTAACGTGGAGGCAATTATTAATGCGTCAAACTCTATTTCAGtagaaaatttcaatatgtCCATTTTAGTGTGATACCACTTCAACCTTCTataatatttgtttttctGCCCACTTTTTAACTGGTATAGTTCATCTTTACTTAATGGAGTAAATCCTTTGTTAATATCTTCTATCGTTGGAGGTTCGAAAAACTCTAATAAAGAGATAGTAATAACATGTTCATTGATAAACGATTCAGAATAGTTTGAGAACTTAAGTAAGTCCAAATTCGGATGTTCGTTTTCATGTACAACAATGATTTTACCCGGGCTTTTAGATTTATCATCACCACCAAACATCCTTTCCAATAGGAAATACACCAAGAGACCTCCCGTTTCATCCATGCATAAGTAATtcccattttctttaatatttgcCAAGTTCAATAACATAGCAACAGATTCTTGAGACATGTCCAttattctttgaatatctCCTTTGTCAATTAAAAACTGTAATAATGCCGAACTACTCAAATAATCCACGGTGAAAATCTTATCAAATTTctgtttctttcttttcaaatatttctcTTGTGAATATACAGTTTTCTTATCGAAACTTCCATGAGATTCAatcattttggaaatgaTCTCGGAACTAGAGACagatttttcctttaaagCTTCTATTTCCTCTGCACTCAATTTTTGTACTTCATTCCCCAGATTAACTAAATGTTGATTATTCTCACTATTCACTACATTTTCTAACCTTTCCCCTTCAGTCTtttcaacatcatcatccagGACTTTTATCTTACCCGTAGGAATCTTATATTTGAACTTCCCTGTAGCAGGAACTTGTTCCTCCTTTTCATCTCCATCataaagaatttcaaatttggtCCCCAACGGATATCCAATAATGTCATTGACATTAAAGGCACCGAATTTCCCAAGAGATATAGATGTGTCAGGTTTCAATTGCACTaatttgttattatcaGATGGTAGCTTGATAATTACATGCTGCTCTGCACATATCGTTTTCAAGGGGTCCATTTTTCCTTGTTTGATTACTCAATCTAATTTTGATGACTTGTCTCTTCGTATATAAATTGAACCTAAATCTACTATTTACACTAATCTTTGCTCACTTTATCTTTCTACTAGTCAgtcattcattcattcattctTTCATTGTATGTATACATATAGAAAGCTCATCGcaaaaaattttcaagaTTTTTCGTTCGAGAcgatttttcattttttgaaattaagtattggaaaaattttcagttcatctcatctcatcgcGATGGGATGGCCTATGTTTAAAAGAATAGCAGACTACAACTACAAGTAGGAAATTAAGGATAAAAGGGTCTAGAGGATACTTTATGCTTTTTGATTTCTAGTTTTctcatcatttaaatatatatagaactAAACTTCTGACtccaaaggaaaaaaatgggTAGCAGACGTCATAAGAATAAACAAGCAGCTCCACCAACTTTGGATGAATTCCAAGCTAAGAAGGAtagaaaattgaaaagatccaatgataaagatagtgaaagaaaatcaaagaaaccAAAGTTTGATGATAAGAAGGATGTTAAACCAAAATCTGAAAAGAAGAGcaagaacaaaaagaagCGCTCtgtagaagatgaagaagaacaacaacaaaaagaagagaTGGAAAAATTACCTGAGGTCGACTTGGAAGAACTTTCCCAGGCCAAAAAGTctttatttgatgatgCTGAGGATGTCCAAGAGCAATTATCTGgggaagaagatgaattgaaagatgaatTCGATTTGGAACAAGaatatgaagatgataGTGACGAAGAAGCGCGTGCTCATCCAATGTTttcagatgaagaagaagatatggAGGAACTAAACGCTGCTAATATGGAAGCGTTATCAATGAAGTtggatgaagaagaagcattGGAAGCCGAAGAAGCagaaaaggaattaatCGAAACTGATAAATTTCAACCAAGAGCTGATGTTTTACCTACTGAAGAACAGGAATTAGAATTGGCTCAACAACAACCCGATTTGACTACTGTTAGAACAAGAATGattgaaattgttaaaGTTTTGGAAGATTTCAAGAATTTAGCAGCTGAGGGTAGATCTAGAACTGAATATACAGATAGGTTATTAAAGGATATTTGTGAATACTTTGGTTACACACCATTTTTGGcggaaaaattatttaatttattctcACCAGCTGAAGCCATGGAATTCTTCGAAGCCAATGAAATTGCAAGGCCTATCACAATCAGAACTAATACGTTAAAAACTAGAAGAAGAGATCTTGCTCAAGCATTAGTCAATAGGGGTGTTAATTTACAACCAATTGGGTCATGGACTAAAGTTGGTTTAcaaatttttgattctCAAGTTCCAATTGGTGCTACTCCAGAATATTTAGCTGGTAACTATATTTTACAAGCTGCGTCCTCCTTCTTACCTGTCATTGCCCTTGATCCTCATGAAAATGAACGTATCCTTGATATGGCAGCAGCCCCAGGTGGTAAAACTACTTACATTTCTGCCTTAATGAAGAATACTGGTACCGTCTTCGCTAATGATGCAAACAAAAATAGAACGAAATCTCTAATTGCTAATATCCATCGTCTAGGTTGTACAAATACTATTGTCTGTAATTATGATGCGCGTGAATTCCCAAAGGTTATTGGTGGTTTCGATAGAATCTTATTAGACGCACCATGTTCAGGTACAGGTGTTATTGGTAAGGATCAATCAGTTAAAGTCTCCCGTACAGAAAAGgattttattcaaattccACATCTGCAGAAACAATTACTTCTATCGGCTATTGATTCTGTCGATTGTAATTCGAAACATGGTGGTATTATTGTGTACTCTACATGTTCCGTTGcagttgaagaagatgaagctGTTGTCGATTATGCGCTAAGGAAAAGACCGAACGTTAAGTTGGTCGATACTGGATTAGCTATCGGTAAGGACGGTTTCACAAGTTTTAGAGGGAAAAACTTCCATCCAAGTATAAAGTTGACAAAGAGATATTATCCTCATACCTATAATGTTGATGGTTTCTACGTTGCCAAATTCCAAAAGATTGGTCCTTCTCCACACGATGATAACCAAGCAAGCGCTagagaaaaggaaaaccTTGCAAGGCAAGAAGCTGCAGCTGAAGGTATCATTCATTCCGATTTCTCCAAGttcgatgatgaagaagatgaaaagtacattaataaatctaagaaagttaatttattaaagaaaggTATGAATCCAAAGGGAACAAAAAATGCTGCAAGGGATTGAGcatcaaacaaaaaaattaaatggCTTATGTAGATAGCCATTTTGTATAATATAACCAATAAGTAACGTATActatgtatatatttcatacAGCATTAAGATATTCTGTCGTCTactataaaatatattttattaaatgtcACCTACGGATTAAAAGGTAAGATTAGTTTACAGTATTTCTTGCTGACCGTAACAGCTTGTGTATAGAGTACCATCAAACTCAGTTCTGTATTAAAAGTAAAAGTCGGTATTTTAGCTTTGTCGTTATATATCATAacctatatatattaatgtAGGAGAGTTTAAAATCAGGTACAtctattcaaaatatttcatattaCCGAGTTTATGCTCTTTGATGTACTCTGGGCCATACTCTTCATACTCCTTTTTAGATATTATCGTCTTCTTATAATCAGTTTCATTTTGAGCTAGTTTTGCCATACCATTCCATGCGTCAAATGTAGGGTCTGAAGTCATATTAACATTAAATTGGGTATTCACAGGTAAGAATTCTCTGAATTCCTTAACAATTCTTTCTCTAAGTCCAggaatttttgaattgcCCCCAGTCAGCCATATATTATTTGCCATCGTCAACGATAATTCGCTTAGGTGCTTTGGTTCGGAACCAAATTTTCTCAAAAGTATAGTTTCACTTAATTCGGCAATACCCGCTTGATCTAACCCACCCATACTTGGTTGGAAAACAATTTCGGGCACTCGTATACGTTCGACATTtagatgaatttgatgttGCTGATGAATATCTTCACTATCATGAGGTCTAGGCCCTCTCAAAAACAAATGCAAAGTTGAATTTCTCCAATCATATTGAGCTTCAACAGTGTCTTCTTCAGTAAAGTTGGGATCATGTTCTAAAAGTAGTCCTTCAAgttcaataatttctttgtATTCTTCTTCGAGAGCCTCTTCAAACGCATCCGGATTTTTCGTTATGTCATTGTATACAAACcaatcttcatcatttgtaCCAAACGTGTCATTTGGATCGTTGTCAATTGTGGCCTGTTGTCTGCTTCGTTTAGTTCCTGTACGTAGGTTATCTTCCGCTAGAGTTGCaagatttttcattctaTTCTGGGCTGCTTGTGATTTACGATCTTTCATTTCATCACGCATCCTGATTTTATCTTTCCTTCTCTTCACTAAGGTATTCAACTTGGACCTTTTATCTTTTATCCAGCCATTCAAATCAATTTTACGCCATTCAATCTCTTTTAAACGTAACTCTTCTGCTTTTTCGGCTGCTTTTTGCTTTTCCTCTCTGGCTTTTTTTCTAGCATCTTGCCCAGCCTTTAATAATCTCtgtttccttttttcttttatctGTTCTGGatccaatttttcatctGGTATTTCAAGAAGATCAAATTTTCCATCCGTGGTTTCATTATCTTGTATATTTTCAAGCATGGCATCTTCATCGTTAGCTCTTGCTCTTTTCAACGATCTTTCCAGGTTAAAAAGATATCTCTTGAAGTCATCTTCGTCATCAAACCCACTATTTTGCAGAATCGATaagattttctttttcggctgatctttcaaatcttctctaattttagaaaaataCTCGTATTCTTCCtccttttcaattaatttttcgattcttctctttttaGCTTGCTCTTGCAATCTCCTCCcactttcttttcttttctcaGCCTGGATCCTCAGTTCTTCCTCAGTTTTCTGAGGTTGCAGTACTTCAGTGAATGGAGTTTCTATGACCacatctttttcttctaataCATCTAGAGTTAAGATTTTACTGATTTCCTCATCATAATCTTGTGAGACGTAACAAAAATTCTGGTACATAGATTCATATTGATAAGAAGATAATTTCGTTGGGAAATATGGATATTTCAGAGCTAATAAATTACTTAAATAATCTATAGCATGCCTCCCACCCCAATTGATCCGTTTCGCATCTGTTAATATACCTTGACCATCGACAATaggaataatatttgtttcttcatgACTGCAATCGATGACCATCCCAGTAGAAGTCGCACTTccgttattattattataaaatgCAAATAATGAGTCAATTCCAAAAGTGGCCTTGGGTACATTATAAgtttcaaacaataattGATACCAATTTGATCTTTGCGACTGTATTGTAGCTAACTTTTCAGTGATTATAATTGGATTTTGAACACCATGATCTGGCACCACACCTAAATGATTGAACGTGTATTGTAGAATATCCTCTACGTAGTCCCAATTTGTTATGAGGGCACCATCAAATGGTGATTTCATTTGAGATCTGATTGTTTGATCTAATGAACAATCATTACCGGTGAAAGTGAAAGTCTTGTTTATTTTACGATCTCTATATCTAGTCAACTTCGTTGGGAAAATATGAGATGGCCTGGCTTCATTGGTATACCCTGCCCTTACAGTAGAAGATCCAAAATCTATGGCAATAGGAATTTCCGGGTTATAATtagatttatcattaaacGCTTCTGGTTGATCCGTCAATGGCGGATCATCAATCACCGTAACTTTTAAAGGTTGTAATGAATCGTCTCTTGACATAGCTTTATAGATGAGTATGTGTTCAAATAGTCCTCCTATTTCGACTTGAATCAGCTGAATAAAATGTTATACTAGTATTTTTTtcgaatatattttctaacTCTTATTTGGCAATTGAGCAAGAGATAAATTTTAGTTCCCGAACGAGACGcttatttcattttcttaatctttcattttattgaaaacaatATGCTAACTAAAGCCATGTGAGAAAAAGCGACGCTCTTATAAGGAACCTATTTATAATAGAGACTATCGTTAGAGcagatatatataaattatagATCGAAGGGTAATTTTTACTCTGTTATTTTAGATTGTTGAAGTAATATGTAATGTTATTTAAACCTATAAGTTATTGTTGCGAATATAAAAGTCATCAGAAAGtatcatatttttgttttcaattattCTCCTTTTAGAAGATCGTCTAGGTACGTGGATGGTGTCTTCTGATGGCGTCcgtttttctttgttggtGTTGATTCTAAACTGGCAGGTACAACCTCATCAATAAGTTgttcgttattattattattattctgaTGGTTACTCTGGTTATTGTGATAACTCGGAGATGATAGCAAAGTAGTTGTAGAGATCATCCCAAGAGAAGATTTATTTCTCTTATGGTAACCTTCCCTTATTGGtgatttcttcattttcctttctgGAGAGGCTGCTCTTTGTGGTTGACGTAAACTGtaattatttgaatcatcAAGATCGCTATCAGAGATTAAAGAAGtatttgaataattatGATCATTAAACGGATTAGTGGAAACACCTAAAAATGCTCttgcattattattactaggTTGATGTAGTTCTTCATTGTTATTTGGTTGGAGAATTTCTAAGGTAGGAGATATGAATAAAGATTTTCTATTTATATTGAACGTCGGTTCATGATGGATAGGATTGTATCTAGTTTGTATTTTGCTATGAAAATTATCGGTATCATGATCCTCTCCTTtatcatatataaatgCTTCAAGATCATGATTTTCTTCCTGGTCATCATTTGAGTTTGATCTggatgataataacaaaCTCAAGgttgattttttaaaattttctttcccATGAGCAAGTTCTGAATTAGTAACTTTTTCCTCCACATCATTATCGGTCGAGGACGATGGATATCtatatgtattattttcccTATCATCAGATATATGATAAATATCGTTAAAGAGGTTCCTATTCCCTAGATCGTAACGATCATATCTAGCGTTTTTATTGGATTTGATTGTTGCAAGAAGCCTCCAAACTATCATAGTTAAAAATATAGCACCAATTATGGCACCTACCGCGATAAAAACTGTGCCATCCAGTCTTGTATCTCTTCCAGTAATATAAGGGTTCCCCTCAGATGATGGAGGTAAGATTATAGGGGTGGTGGTAACGGTAGTTGTagctgaagatgaagatgaagatgaagtcGGATCAGAGGTTGTTGTTAGGGATGGTAGGCTAGGTAACTTAATTGTTGAAGATAACAATCCAATAGTTTTTGCCGAAGTAGTCGTTGCTTTGGAAAAAGAGGAAGTAGTCGTTGGTTTTCCTGTTGAACTGGTTGTTGTAGCAGTTGTAGTAACCAACTTTGGCAACGCTCGGACATGAAGGTTTTGAACTAATGACATTTTTTGGTAATATAATCGACTATAACGTTTTAGAGTTAGTGAGTTAATTACTTAAAGTAGTCTATGGTTTTATCAAGCTTTTCAGTGCTTTCTAACTCTGATAAGGCTTTCATGAACCTGGATTTAAAGAGACCATTTCTGCCAAAAGTGGCAGTATTGACTTCTATTTACCATTTTCCTCTTGTGGTAAAGTAAGTGGTATTTCCTGTCGCCGTGACGTTGCTTCTCGAAGCGCTGATCAAATTTTTGACATACATACGTACAATAATCATTGTACGTAAGACATTCAAAGCCTATCGAGCAAGGGAAGAATCAATAATAAGTCTATGATCGAAGGAATGTACCTTGCATTAAGTAGATATATTAAAGTATTTAATTAACGTGAATATCAGAATGAgaacatttcaaaaaagCACGACGATCATTTCGGACTCTCTTTCATGATAAGCTACTTATGAAATTGCCTCTTCTCGTTGGGACTGTAACCTTCAAACTAATCTTACTCAATGGATCTAGGGGCATATGAGTTTAtctaaaaatataattttcaaatggtATGACACCTTTTTTGTTGTCCTTGGTTCGTTTCCATTGTTGGGATCTGTACTTAGTAATTGACTGCAATGCTTTGCTGGAATAGAAGTTGAGAAGATGGTACAGAATTTCTTCGAGAAAGTTTTTCGCAATATGCTTTGTAGAGTTAAAAACTAAGAGCAAATATAGGAAGCAATAATTGTAATATCAACGATGCCAACACAAGACAAGTGTGGAGAACATTTTCTACGGAAAGTATAGGCCCGCAATCTTCCTTACTACACTTTTTCcagtaaaaaaaaatggtaaagGCAGGAATAGGACCTATGGTATACTGTCTAGTCATACTATCAAGGTGGTAAGGAATAAGTTTTGCTATCACCACCCAATTAAAAAACAGAACTGTTAACCTAACCGTGGAGGGAAAGAATACCGTGATGGAAGACCGTGGCATATAAGGTCTCGGTAACCTATGAAAATTTGTAAGATTAAAATCCTTTATTAAACATCCTCTTGGTACACCTTTATAACCTAATAAAATTCGAGAACGTACACTGCGTCTGTCACAAAAAATCGCTTCCCCCGATTGTCAGTGACGCGACTCCTTTGTGATGGCGCGGATGGAAGAAGTTCTCTGATAATACTGCTAACCTACCGACTTGCAACAATTCTATAACAGTGTGACTTCAAGAGCATCGATTAGCAAACATTGCAGAGCTTCAAAGCTActttattcattcaattaatCTTATAGGATGCCAGCAAACTGTTATTTAGTTAATAGGATACGACTCACGAGTCGGAGAGATTAAAAACAACTAGAAAATGACCAGAATCACAAATTATATACCGCCTCTGAACTTTTCACCAGTAGTAAGCACAGATGTCTCACTTTATAGATCGGGATACCCAATGCcattaaattatcaatttatCAAGGATCAACTGAATCTGAAAACGATCATATATATCGGAGACAAGGAACCAATTTCTCCAGAATATTCTGATTTTTTGGAAAGGGAAAATATTAGTTACTATCATGTATATATGGATTCATGCCGCGATAAAGATATACAAAAGGGAATGGACCAGGTATTGAAATTAGTTTTAGATGTTGATAATTACCCCATCTTAATGCATTCCAATAAGGGGAAGCATAGGGTTGGCGTGGTAGTTGGGATCATACGAAAGTTACTTCAAGGTTGGTCCATTGCTGGGATATATCAAGAGTATGGAATATTCTCCGGTGGATTGAAAGGTGATGCGGATTTAGAGTTCATTACAATGTTTGCAACTGATTTGACTGTTCGCAATGAGAAAATTCCTGGATTCGCCAAACTATGTTTAATACAAAActcaaatgaaaaaaaggTGTAATTACTtctaaaataatatctattattatgaGGTCATTTACGGACAAGATGTTAAAGGGAAAGAAAGGATGTACTTAGGTACAAATTTAACGGTCTAATTCAGAACGACTTTTATACTATTCGTCATTCTATACCTTAAAAATCAGCTATTGGCAAAATTGGACTTCTTCTCCAAGTACATTATATACCGTATGAAAGGATAGACATGTAATTTAAGGTTAGCCTGGCAATTTAATTCCCTTCTTCTATTTTAACCTATCTTGGGGATACCTCGATAACATAACGGAACCATATGTTATGACAGTACGAATTAAaatgacgatgaagataatacaACGGTATGCTTGGAGCCCAAGACAAAAAATGGCGTGAATATGTTTACAGCAGTTCCAGCGTTGGCAGTTATTCCCAACTTTCTTACTAAATAGCCATCCTTTGATTAAATATTGGCGCTATCTATCcttcttgaaattttctCGAGTACGGAATAGCAGccaaatattctttatcgTTATGTGCACTAGTCGATGGTCGAACGTGATGAAGGTAAATTTAAAAGGGATAACATATAGATATAGCATCGTTTTTGGCAAGTTAGGATGTTAGTATACGATTTAAGTTTTGTTTATAGCGCTATAAtggttattttttttgtgaTGGTTTTCTTGTGCGCTTCTTTCCAACTTTATTACGTGTATCAAAACATATGAAAGAGAGAAATGTAGTGATGAAGGTACATATTCGTATTTAACTCGGTAAGCTGCTGAAGATTTACCGCTCCCATTTCTGcttcaatatattctacGTAGTTTATTCAGTTTCCTTACCAGCCAAAATCCTTTCTTTCACGATAAAGTTTTTAGTAGTTCCTTGTACTGAATAAGAAACCTTATTGTATGTGGTTGAAAGTTGTTCAGATTTAATTTGATTCCTTAGTTTTCACAGATAGATTACTTCTTTCCTTGAGGGAGAGGTAATTAAGCAGGATGTAGAAGTTGATATATGGAACAAAGCCTTCAACTGGGAAGCTCACTATGAGTTGAGggagaaaaatatatcagaTCGCGTCTGTGTTGTCCAAGGGATATGTAGAGCAAACaacaaggaaaaaatatttttgagGGAAGAAAgtgttttattattaagttAATATGTCCCTTTACACCTCTATGAGTATAggtaaaaacaaaaacgGTAGCTTACCTGCCGTTCTCGTCTTTTTATCATAATAAACTATCTATTGctttttgaattattggTTTTTGTGACACAACTTCTGTTCCTCTCTTGAATACAAACTAAGGTTTGgttctttcaataatggTTTCAGCCCTATCTTTGTAGAGACCCTATTCTCTAGGGTTGCACTTTATGAATAAGGAAATTCAACACGAAGAACTGTTTAAAATACCATCATGTCCATAAAAGCTGGCACATTTTGAGCAAGACTTCTTTGTTGGATGGTTTCATAGATGGTTGAATTTGCAACAACTATTCCTTCTATATTCAACCACATCTTACCTCTCAAGCAAGGCGATTACactgaagaagatttcttgctaataattcaattacGGAGCAGAAAAGCAACACAtaatcattgaaaaacaCATAGTCAGTTAATTAGTGTCTTTCTTGCCTGTTGGTTAATGTATTGAACTATATCTCTTTCTTCGCATACTATGAATGCAGACGATTTAAAATTTACTGTTGAAACAGAAACAGTAGAAACTCCAGCTTTGGATCTTCCGATTCCCCTCAATAATAATCCGTCGACTCTTCTTCTATCCAACAAAAATgagcaacaacaacagcagcagcagcaacagcagcaacCGCAGCAGTCAGTGCATCGGGAACTTTCTCATACcgaaatattgaataatagCCATAAAAATAACTCGAGTCCATCATCTAAGGTCAGGCCGGAAATTGTGTCTAGTACTCAACAAATGCAGCGACCATCACCTCTAAGTAACATTATTATAGATGGTTCTACTCATGATAATATAGACTCCTTAATGAGATCATCGTCGACCATTGGGCGTAGTAGTGAACGGGTCCATGTAGATAATGACACTAACATCAATAACAAGAGCCTCAAAAACAGGGAATTTACAGATGAAATTCGTGAACcaaatcatttaattgataataatccGTTATCATCTCATCTAAGTCATCAGCCCctaaaaaacaagaaaagcTCATTGCTAGTTGGATCGTCTTACGGTCTTCCCAGTATGACAACAGATATCTCCAGGATCGACTCGACTAAAGGAACGTTGGGAAATAATGCCAAACCCAGAGCCCCAATGGCTGAAATTCACAATTCTGGTAATGACAGAAATACTAATAATGCAATTCGTGAAAACCATACTTCATTATCCAATGCTAATCTGATATCGAGATCAGAGTCTGTGACGTCAATGTCACAACCGAACAAACTTACGGCAAGTCTTTTACCTGAGAAATCATCTATCCATAGTGGTCCCAATTCCAATGCCATGGGCACCAAAATTGTTAGCAGCGccaaaattattgataGGCCATCATTACCGTTAAGGAATTCGAGAGAGTTACTATTATCTGCTACTGTTAAAGCAGATGGTTCAGACCATTCTTCCCTAGCAATTGACAATGGTGTTCGTCATGAAGCATCAATTACTGCCGGATCAGAAATAAAACTCAAAAAGGATACTGATAACTTAGGTAGTGTTTCAATAAGAAAAACTGTTTCACAAGATAAGGGAATTGAAccaaatgaaataatagaaaCAC
Coding sequences within:
- the NDAI0D01070 gene encoding uncharacterized protein (similar to Saccharomyces cerevisiae PRM5 (YIL117C) and YNL058C; ancestral locus Anc_2.250), encoding MSLVQNLHVRALPKLVTTTATTTSSTGKPTTTSSFSKATTTSAKTIGLLSSTIKLPSLPSLTTTSDPTSSSSSSSATTTVTTTPIILPPSSEGNPYITGRDTRLDGTVFIAVGAIIGAIFLTMIVWRLLATIKSNKNARYDRYDLGNRNLFNDIYHISDDRENNTYRYPSSSTDNDVEEKVTNSELAHGKENFKKSTLSLLLSSRSNSNDDQEENHDLEAFIYDKGEDHDTDNFHSKIQTRYNPIHHEPTFNINRKSLFISPTLEILQPNNNEELHQPSNNNARAFLGVSTNPFNDHNYSNTSLISDSDLDDSNNYSLRQPQRAASPERKMKKSPIREGYHKRNKSSLGMISTTTLLSSPSYHNNQSNHQNNNNNNEQLIDEVVPASLESTPTKKNGRHQKTPSTYLDDLLKGE
- the ARP5 gene encoding actin-related protein ARP5 (similar to Saccharomyces cerevisiae ARP5 (YNL059C); ancestral locus Anc_2.248) is translated as MSRDDSLQPLKVTVIDDPPLTDQPEAFNDKSNYNPEIPIAIDFGSSTVRAGYTNEARPSHIFPTKLTRYRDRKINKTFTFTGNDCSLDQTIRSQMKSPFDGALITNWDYVEDILQYTFNHLGVVPDHGVQNPIIITEKLATIQSQRSNWYQLLFETYNVPKATFGIDSLFAFYNNNNGSATSTGMVIDCSHEETNIIPIVDGQGILTDAKRINWGGRHAIDYLSNLLALKYPYFPTKLSSYQYESMYQNFCYVSQDYDEEISKILTLDVLEEKDVVIETPFTEVLQPQKTEEELRIQAEKRKESGRRLQEQAKKRRIEKLIEKEEEYEYFSKIREDLKDQPKKKILSILQNSGFDDEDDFKRYLFNLERSLKRARANDEDAMLENIQDNETTDGKFDLLEIPDEKLDPEQIKEKRKQRLLKAGQDARKKAREEKQKAAEKAEELRLKEIEWRKIDLNGWIKDKRSKLNTLVKRRKDKIRMRDEMKDRKSQAAQNRMKNLATLAEDNLRTGTKRSRQQATIDNDPNDTFGTNDEDWFVYNDITKNPDAFEEALEEEYKEIIELEGLLLEHDPNFTEEDTVEAQYDWRNSTLHLFLRGPRPHDSEDIHQQHQIHLNVERIRVPEIVFQPSMGGLDQAGIAELSETILLRKFGSEPKHLSELSLTMANNIWLTGGNSKIPGLRERIVKEFREFLPVNTQFNVNMTSDPTFDAWNGMAKLAQNETDYKKTIISKKEYEEYGPEYIKEHKLGNMKYFE
- the NOP2 gene encoding rRNA (cytosine-C5-)-methyltransferase NOP2 (similar to Saccharomyces cerevisiae NOP2 (YNL061W); ancestral locus Anc_2.247), whose product is MGSRRHKNKQAAPPTLDEFQAKKDRKLKRSNDKDSERKSKKPKFDDKKDVKPKSEKKSKNKKKRSVEDEEEQQQKEEMEKLPEVDLEELSQAKKSLFDDAEDVQEQLSGEEDELKDEFDLEQEYEDDSDEEARAHPMFSDEEEDMEELNAANMEALSMKLDEEEALEAEEAEKELIETDKFQPRADVLPTEEQELELAQQQPDLTTVRTRMIEIVKVLEDFKNLAAEGRSRTEYTDRLLKDICEYFGYTPFLAEKLFNLFSPAEAMEFFEANEIARPITIRTNTLKTRRRDLAQALVNRGVNLQPIGSWTKVGLQIFDSQVPIGATPEYLAGNYILQAASSFLPVIALDPHENERILDMAAAPGGKTTYISALMKNTGTVFANDANKNRTKSLIANIHRLGCTNTIVCNYDAREFPKVIGGFDRILLDAPCSGTGVIGKDQSVKVSRTEKDFIQIPHLQKQLLLSAIDSVDCNSKHGGIIVYSTCSVAVEEDEAVVDYALRKRPNVKLVDTGLAIGKDGFTSFRGKNFHPSIKLTKRYYPHTYNVDGFYVAKFQKIGPSPHDDNQASAREKENLARQEAAAEGIIHSDFSKFDDEEDEKYINKSKKVNLLKKGMNPKGTKNAARD
- the OCA2 gene encoding Oca2p (similar to Saccharomyces cerevisiae OCA2 (YNL056W); ancestral locus Anc_2.251), with protein sequence MTRITNYIPPLNFSPVVSTDVSLYRSGYPMPLNYQFIKDQLNLKTIIYIGDKEPISPEYSDFLERENISYYHVYMDSCRDKDIQKGMDQVLKLVLDVDNYPILMHSNKGKHRVGVVVGIIRKLLQGWSIAGIYQEYGIFSGGLKGDADLEFITMFATDLTVRNEKIPGFAKLCLIQNSNEKKV
- the GCD10 gene encoding tRNA 1-methyladenosine methyltransferase subunit GCD10 (similar to Saccharomyces cerevisiae GCD10 (YNL062C); ancestral locus Anc_2.246) — encoded protein: MDPLKTICAEQHVIIKLPSDNNKLVQLKPDTSISLGKFGAFNVNDIIGYPLGTKFEILYDGDEKEEQVPATGKFKYKIPTGKIKVLDDDVEKTEGERLENVVNSENNQHLVNLGNEVQKLSAEEIEALKEKSVSSSEIISKMIESHGSFDKKTVYSQEKYLKRKKQKFDKIFTVDYLSSSALLQFLIDKGDIQRIMDMSQESVAMLLNLANIKENGNYLCMDETGGLLVYFLLERMFGGDDKSKSPGKIIVVHENEHPNLDLLKFSNYSESFINEHVITISLLEFFEPPTIEDINKGFTPLSKDELYQLKSGQKNKYYRRLKWYHTKMDILKFSTEIEFDALIIASTLHLPSLVPILGEKVHGSRPIVCYSQFKETLLELAHVLYEDLRYLAPSVLETRCRPYQTIRGRLHPLMTMKGGGGYLLWCHRVIPASEPLTIQNPDVSKAIEQDIKVGEGQD